A genomic region of Magnolia sinica isolate HGM2019 chromosome 6, MsV1, whole genome shotgun sequence contains the following coding sequences:
- the LOC131250045 gene encoding transcription repressor OFP13-like produces the protein MGKPKLRASIKALHQALFSFRQPGSKTMTWVCIQQTKTHSFREVYKSFNSVYSSSSTASTSTDLCSLKDETDRPETARILSASSSRPSAAEESFSASSSLTESDESYRADDDDSVLKTYISSKRFFFSPCTTKSIMGEEDTSAEVKDEMGLAEIGFSDNRWMETGEEREEEEEEERRGECMMLELSFGKDSVTMALASLDPYMDFRVSMEEMVEAHGLREWTCLQELLHCYLSLNDKRTHKVIVLAFVDLLMSLITDEPNNCCNNNNNHSRSYNKERCFPLPLCLDV, from the coding sequence ATGGGAAAACCAAAGCTCAGAGCCTCCATTAAAGCTCTCCACCAAGCTCTCTTCAGCTTCAGACAACCAGGTTCCAAAACCATGACATGGGTCTGCATCCAGCAGACCAAAACCCATTCCTTCAGAGAAGTCTACAAGAGCTTCAATTCCgtgtattcttcttcttcaacagctTCCACTTCAACAGATCTCTGCAGCCTCAAAGATGAGACAGACCGACCCGAAACCGCTCGCATTCTTTCGGCTTCTTCCTCTCGTCCTTCCGCTGCTGAAGAATCCTTCTCCGCCAGCTCCTCTTTGACCGAGTCCGATGAAAGTTACCGGGCGGATGATGACGATTCAGTCCTGAAAACCTACATCAGCTCCAAGAGATTCTTCTTCTCTCCCTGCACAACGAAATCGATAATGGGGGAAGAAGACACATCGGCAGAGGTGAAAGATGAAATGGGTCTCGCGGAAATTGGGTTTTCAGACAATCGCTGGATGGAAACAGgggaggagagagaagaggaggaggaggaggagagaagAGGAGAATGCATGATGCTGGAGCTGAGTTTTGGCAAGGACAGCGTGACAATGGCATTGGCATCGTTGGATCCATACATGGATTTCAGGGTGTCGATGGAGGAGATGGTTGAAGCTCATGGGCTGAGGGAATGGACTTGCTTGCAGGAGCTCTTGCATTGCTATCTGAGTCTCAATGACAAGAGAACCCACAAAGTTATTGTCTTGGCTTTTGTAGATTTGCTCATGAGCCTCATTACTGATGAACCCAACAACTGctgcaacaataacaacaaccaCAGCCGCAGCTACAACAAGGAGAGATGTTTTCCTCTGCCTCTCTGTTTAGATGTgtga